The Triticum aestivum cultivar Chinese Spring chromosome 4B, IWGSC CS RefSeq v2.1, whole genome shotgun sequence sequence AGTCTCTACAGGTAAAGGTAACATGTGTGACGATTTAACCTGAAATGATTAGTTTCTGTTTGAGCAGTTCCAATGAAGCATTTTGAAATAACGAACTCTTTGCTGTATTGTAACCTCATGAAATTGTCGATAGACCCGAAGCACAAACATTCAACAGTACAATGAGATAACTACTGTTTTATCAATATTTAGAGTCATGTTAAATTCCCAAGTAGTTGCTCCCACAAACTCATATTTGGGACATCGTAAAGCTGTAATCATCCATAGAGAAAATAATAGGCGATTTATTGCTATGTGCTTGAACTTGGTTCACTGGCACAAATTTTTATTAAGTTTACATTTATTTCCAGAAAAACAACAGAGCCTTTTGTCCCAAGCACATTGGGGCAGGCTAGAGATGAAACCCCACAAAAACTGTGAGAACCCAAAAGAGAAGACAGAAAGTGCAAACAAGCAAAATAAATCAAGGCAGTAAAGTATACTGGTGCAGGTCACAGCTTTGCAGCTTTATTAGAAACTATGTGGAGAAGATAACATGATTCTTATTGCAGGCTGAGTTGCAGATGAATGAAGTGAATAATGTCGTGGTGCATAATTAATCGGTATACAGCTCCACcctttaccgaaaaagggtttccccccgctttgtattccaaagcaccaACACCGATACAGAGCAGACGCTGGGGCGAGCAGCACAACAAGCCAAAgacaaagaaaaggaaacaatgccAACACCGGCAGCTCGACAGACGCGGATGACCTACAACCGCTGCGCCCTCCGAAATCTACCCTAGGTTCCGATCCTCCgagtaccaagcagcacctccaggaaggaaacgacgccgacgacgctgctgcctggacgtatcctagggtttcccccggcacaCGGAGGGTAGAGGGGAATGAAGACCACCGGCACCCTCCAGggaggaatggtggcacccgcaggCGTCACCGCACCGGAGCCGGAAGAtccggcaaggatttctcccaaCTCCAAACCCCACCGCCCAACCGGATCGAAGCCAACCAACCAGTTCGCCGTCCACCACCTTGCGCCACCACGGTTGCGCCACCACCCATGCCGCCTCACTGCGAACGCCACCACGAGGCCAAGAGACCCGAAGAGAAACGCCAAACGACGGAAGCAGCGGCACCGCAACCGAGCAGGAGGGACCCACCTCCCCCGCCAACGTGCGCCCCATCACCGTCGCGGTCGCCGGCCGGACGCGGCAGCAGGGCAcaccaggccacccctggcccggccgGACCCAAACGGGCCCGCAAAGCCCCGCCGTCCACGCTGCAGCAATTCGGATCCGCGTCGCcagcccgccgccgctcgccgccacgCCNNNNNNNNNNNNNNNNNNNNNNNNNNNNNNNNNNNNNNNNNNNNNNNNNNNNNNNNNNNNNNNNNNNNNNNNNNNNNNNNNNNNNNNNNNNNNNNNNNNNNNNNNNNNNNNNNNNNNNNNNNNNNNNNNNNNNNNNNNNNNNNNNNNNNNNNNNNNNNNNNNNNNNNNNNNNNNNNNNNNNNNNNNNNNNNNNNNNNNNNNNNNNNNNNNNNNNNNNNNNNNNNNNNNNNNNNNNNNNNNNNNNNNNNNNNNNNNNNNNNNNNNNNNNNNNNNNNNNNNNNNNNNNNNNNNNNNNNNNNNNNNNNNNNNNNNNNNNNNNNNNNNNNNNNNNNNNNNNNNNNNNNNNNNNNNNNNNNNNNNNNNNNNNNNNNNNNNNNNNNNNGCTACCCCGCCACCAACGGCGACGCCGCCGTCCAGCCGTCCGCCCGTGCAGTGCTAGGACCCCGCCGCCACACCGGACCGCCGCCGCCTAGGGACACCCCCAGCCCGCTCCGTCCCGCGCCAAAGGAAGCTGAGAGGGGAAAAGCGCgggggccgccgccgccagcgtcgCCCGGGCCAGGCCCGGCGGCGAGCGCCGACGACGGCGGcagggagggaaggaggagggtGGGTCGCTGGAGAAGGAGATcggggcgcggccggtcgcccgcgggggcgacgcAGTCGCGAGAGCCTGAGAGGAGGGGCGCTTAGCTATCACAGCTCCACCCTTTCTTTAGTTATCTTTTATATTCTAGAGTTCCTAACTATTCTCTCGCATAAAGATAATTAGAAGTTGGTGTGGTTTAACTAACTAGTTTGTGTAAGGTTCTAAGCATTGGTCCATGGAATATCCGTATAAGTAAATGATCGCCTTTTGTTTCTAAGTTCTGTTTATAACTCTGAAAAGGATAGTCACACACTAACAGTAAGTACATAACTAATTTGTGCAGCCTGGCATGGTTACGACTGATCTTCTTATGTCTGGTGCTACCGCAAAGCAAGTAAGGGATAAGCACAATCTCTTTCTGacattctttttctttttgccattGTTGATAAGATAATTCATGGTTACTAAATTGTAAATTTTACTGATGGCAGGCAAAGTTTTTCATCAATATATTAGCTGAAACTCCTGATGTGGTGAGAGCTACGCCATTGTTCCTTTTTTTTACAGGGCCATTGGTCCTTTTCCTCCAGAACAATGTTGACTCTTCTTCTAAACTCTAAAGCTTATGTTTGGCAGCAGTAGTAATAATTTTTAGCTGCTTTAGGCCTGTGTCCATTTGGCGTGTAGAACCGTCCGACCACTTAGCTTGAACGTGGTCTCCAGACTTGTTTATACGTTCCTAAAATTTGTGATTTGGTCATTGTCGAAGGGCTGTTAACCTTTTGTGCTTGCTTTAACAAAGTTAAAAAAAATGGCAACTTGAAGTTCTTCATATGATGTCGCAAGGCAGACATGTGTTATCAAATGTGTCGATCTGAAGTCCTGAACAAAAAATAAATAGTTGATCTAATATAAACTGACAAAGTTGGCTTTCGAAGCTTATAACTTTGCTTAAAAATCTTACAGACAGGCACGTTTTCTTTGTACAGTACACTTTTTAATCATATTATCTGTTTGGTAATATGGTAATATAATAATCAATGTTGACTATTAAAACAGGTTGCGGATTACCTTGTTCCAAACATCAGAGAAATCCCTACCAAGCAATCCATGAAGCCGACTTACATTCGCTTTCTCACAGGCTTGAAAGCCTACTCCAGAATATTTTCAGTAAGAACTCTCTGAAACCTGGGGAGGGTCTTTTATTAATCTTGGACATCCCCAACCAATGTCAAATTTACTGTAATGATCATTCTTCCTGATTTTATTTGCAGAGAATTGCTTTTGGTGCTCGTAGGAACAAGTATGTTGCCGAGGATTAGTTTTCTTACTGCCATCTTCCAACCCAGAAGAAACCTAGGGATATTCTTGTTATCATATTTTAGAAGCCCATTCTTTTCCTGTAAAAATAGGATGTATCACTGAGGGCATCTTGAGAACACAGCAATGTACCCCTCATATATACAATACATGTAATTTGATTACACCTCATCAAATTACAGTTCATCTGGATTATTTATGGACCTTATGATCTAGTTGCATGTTGCATTTTCAATGCAAGAGGAGCCCATGATACATCTATGCACCTACACATTAAGGCTGAAAACCATTTTTCCTTGTTACTTCCTATAACTTGTGTAGTCTTGCCTAACTTATCTGTTGGGACAAGTTCGTCGTGCAATTAAGCTCCTATGATAGATTTATTGTGTTTGTACAACTTTTTTTTTCCTCTTCATTGAAAGGCATGCAGATGGCATTGCAATGACAAGACATGGTCATGCACTCATGCTGCTACCTTGCTGCTTGGTGTTTCGCAGCATAGGGTAGGACTTTGATCACATCTCACACATCCAGATTGCCTGATAAGTCAACCTCAACACTTACTACTGCACCTAAATTATCATTCTGGTTATTTACTTCTCTGTCACATTCCTGATAAGTTAATGTGATGTGCACCATTCGTGGATTTGGCAGAGTCTGCTCGTGCTATCGCAACATCAACTCTTGTTGCTTTGTTGCCATTCAGAAGGCTTTATTTCTCTGCAAACCATTCCACCCATACAAACCAACTGTGAGTTGTGACGTGTTATGTTAGTGTGATAGAATATGGCTGGCTACACAAAGATAGTGCAGTATCTCTAGTCTCTTACAAGAACTGTATAAAGGGACTGGCTTGATAGAGAAGGAGACTATCACTCTCTCTTCTCGCTAAAAGATATGACATACATTCCCAGTTCCTTTTGCTTCCCCGCACATATCGGTATGCGCATGTTAATGATTTTAGTttcttttttggtatttttgtgcaTTCTTTTTTCTAATGTAGGATGGCCAGAGCATTGATTTGCCTGCTTGATCTCCAatttgtatttgaaaatatttttctgTATCTATATGGGCATATGTGCACGTTTAAAAAATAAACAAATTTTGATGGATTCTGTCTCTTGTAGTACACACGAGCTGCTGTATTGTCGTTTTGCTGGTTTGCATTGCCTTGGTTTTAAAAGGTGTCTCAAGCTTTCTGATTTCCTTGATCTTTGACAGGTGTGAGCTTGATTTGCTGACTGATGTCCAACGGCAAGCCGACATATAACAGTGACTCTTCTTACATGTCGAGCATACCGGTCTGTTGCTTTCTCAGGGCAATGCAGCCGACAAGTAGTTTACTTCGCTGGACCGGTGATCTCCATAAGATCTTCCTGGAAGCTGTAGAGTATCAAGGAGGCCCCTATGGTTTGGTTTCTTGAACTTTGAGCATACGATGTCAAACAATTCATTCTCTGTTACTTGGATCTGAAACTTCTCGATGGAACTGATGCTGTGCTACTCAACCGTCGCAACTCCTTAGAGGTGAAGCCAACTGCGGTGAAGGAGAAAATGGAAGCTATGGGAGTCACAGGCCTCACAATCTGGAACATAAAAAGCCACCTCCAGGTACCTCCTGCCCTCTTGCAGCTCTTCATAGATACTTTGAGGGTTTTCGTTCTGCGGTGCGGGGTCTCAACGCACTTGGCTTGCTCTTGTGTGCCAGAGATACAGGGAGAAGTGCAATTTAGGACCTGAACCTCCTCGGGATGTCCGAGGCACTGCATCACCAAGGAAGGCTGGAGATGGTGTGTATGGTTCTCTGATGCAATGGAATTGTTGGATCTGCATGCCTTTGTGTTCTCTATTTATTTATTTGTATTTTAGAACTGACTGACTGATTGATTATTGAGCTTGTTCATAAGTTCTGTAACTTGTTCTGGTGTGTAGGACATCTTTTTTTCTCGAAAAGGGGGtgtaccccagcctctgcatcagaaagatgcatacggctcatcTGAGACCGAGACAGTGGTGGACAATGATGCAGCAACGAATCTGACTGAAATGGAGGTACTCCTCATCATCGTTGATAGCCTGGCCTGGACAGTGGACAAGCATATACTATCATCCAAAGGCAAGACCTGGTCAGTCTTAGTACATTTCAGGGCCATATAACAGTAGAGGGAACACACTTGCCATACCATGCCAGGAAGGTTAGGATCATAGTATGGCTGCCGCCTGCAGGTATCTGCATCTGTGGCAACCCAACCCCAGACCCGGCCATCTTTTAGCACGAGGGCACACCGTCGCGCTCTAGGAGTAGGATGTCACGCTCTAGTAGTAGGATGGCGTGCCACGCCAGGGAGCAAGCTCTAACGACGTTGCCGCCAAGGCCACCACGACGCCGCACTTCGTGTTCGTCCCGCTGATGCACCACGGCCACCTGATCCCGGCGGTGGACGCGGCGCTGCAGCTGGCCACCCACTCTAAAAAGCCCCCAGCCCAACAAAATCCCAGCACCAAGGGGGAAATATGTCAACAGAAGGGGGAAATGTGAATCCAACGACTGAAGAATAGCGCATTTAACAAGGCCAAGCAGTGAACAAATTAAGGCAGCGACGCATAACAGTAGTAGCAGCTAGCTAGTTTATGGAAACCAAACGTGCTTCAGTACACAGAATGTCACAGCGCAGTGTCCACTTGCTGATGGCAGAATGCTCGCTAATTAATTAGGACATCATAACACACACAGCAGGAAGCATCATATATGGTCTCACTTCACAGCTGATAGCATCACACACTCGTATCTAGCAGTGGCCACGGAGGAGAAAAGACTCACTCATCCAGAGGCACAgactcatcctctgaatctgaatcTGGACTGCTCTCATCCGGCGCCCATGAAGAATCTGAACTGGGCTCATTCGGCTCATCCTGTGAATCCGGCATGTTCAAATTCCGCGCGAGCTCCACGTCCAACTCGGAACTGAAGTGCACGAGGTCCATCTCTAGCATGAAATCCACGCTGCGGGTTCCCTTATGGGTGATATCATCGTCAATGTACTTGGCGTCATCTGGATACACAATCTTCCTTGCGCAAATCATGTCGTAGTAGCAACGTCCTATTAACAAAGTAAAACCCGGATCAGTAAGATGATAATAAGCCAATTCAGATTTATGATGAGTAGTGCATTCAAGCATCGTGAGAAGCAGATCGCCGTGACTCAAAGTACTAATCAAATGCTATCACTTGCTAATCAGCCGTGCCACGGCAGAGAAGTAGATGACTTACCCGCATATGCATAGGGCAGAGGGCAGCAGAATGCTGCTGTCCTTGGCTTGCGTGTTACGCACCACAACTCGGCGTAAAATAGGGTCCTCGGAACATTCTCATCAGAAGTTGCCATGAAGTTCACTAGGTAGCACGTATCAGTGAAGGGGCATAGCCTTCCTGTCTTTGATCCGCACCAATTATAAAATCAAGTTCATACTTTGGTCCCTACAGCAAGCAAGAAATTAAGAAGCAAGAGTGTTTGTTGGTCAAATCAAGTTAAAGCTAATATATACGTACGTAAGTAGCAGCTAATGATTGAAAACAGAGGAAGTCCAATGCCTACCCAAAAATGATGGTCCGTGTAATCCTTGAGCACCTGTTCAATCTTCGAACGCAGCCAGCTCCTCCAATACTCATACTGTGATCTCATGTCTGATACCCGCCTCAAGGCCTCTACACTAAGTTCAGGAGCAGGAGCTTGCACGGGGGGTTGATACCAGGGTGCTGCTTTGTAAACACGCCACAGCGCAACAACATCTTCTCTGATTTTATCATAGAACAACACAACACCGCTGGTTTGCGCCTTGGTTATATGTGAGACCAGGAGTTTTCGGGCTTCAGGATTGAGCAGCAGCATCCGGTGAAATTCACCTAGCTGAAGGGGCAGCGGCTGTCTAGCAGCCATGGCCGCCTCGTGGAAGGGGATTTCATCAATCTTTGGTGCAGACGATAACATGTCAACAAGGTCGCATCTTGCACTGCAGAGTTTCTCCAGAGCACGAGCAATTGAGGATTGGGGGTCGACGGACAAGGCAAGGTTTGCAAGCCCCTCGAGGGAACGGACAACTAGGCGGAGCAGAGATAGGGGGTCCAGGATGTCATTGTACTCTTTCAACATCATGCGGTCAGAAGCCGGGAGAACGGAGCCACACGTCTCATGCCAGACTGAGTTAATGATGATGTTGGAGAGAGGGTCACAGGGGCCATAGCAATGGCCGGCCATGAGGATGCTGCGCATGGTGGAGCCCGAGGGTGCGCGCAACATCTTGAAGGCCTGGACGTACAGGTTGTGAATCATGCCATAGAGGTACATCTTGAGAGACCGCAGGTAATCGCAGTTGTCGCCACCGCACGAGGCGATGAGAATGTGTTTCTGGAAATCTGCTATCGTCAGGCAATCTTGCAGCTTGCTAGGCAGTCCGGACTGCAGAGACGAGATGGCGGTCCCATCGCAGCGGAAGGTGGTGGAGGTGATCCTGGTGTGAGCTGCTGCACTAGAAGAGACAAGGGGCTTTGTCTCGGACCAGATAGCGCCGTCGTCGAGGTTGTGACGGGCATGGACAACCAGCCCATCTTTGCTGTTGCTAATGTTGGCAACACACATCGGGGTCATCATCATGTGCAACCCACGGTGGATTTCATGGGCATCCTCAGCCGTGAGAGGGTCATTGGCCGAAAACAGATGCTGGTTGAAGAGGTCGAGGTCGCCCTGTTTGAGCCGGATTGCCATGACCTGAGCAAAGATGGCGGGCGAACAGTGGCCTGCGCTGGTGGCCGCCAACTTGAGGGCGGCCTTGGTCCTGTCGGATTCAGGGTCCAGTGCCTCCTCCTTGGTATGGTAGAGGTCGTGCTGGACGAGCATGACGGCGAGGAGGAGATTGGCGCCGGCCCTGTAGAGGTAGCGGAAGGCCTGTGCCTCGTTGATGCATCCGAAGTATGCCACAAGGAAAGCCATGAGACTCTGGGCGGACCTGCATGCAACCTCGTGCCAGGGGTCGAAACCGGGTCCGTGTCTCTTTCTCTTGGACCTCATGCTCTCATCGTCGGACTCCGCCTCATCGGACTCTGTCTTGGCCTCGACTTCGACGAgggtggtggggaggagggcgaGGGTGTTGAGGATGATGTTGGAGACGGGGTCGAGGGGGCCGATGCAGAGGCTGTCGGTGCTGAGGAGGCCGTAAAGGTCGGGCATGGCCTTGCAGGGCAGCCGGAGCCGGCGGAACGCCTCGTCGTAGTGACCGACGATGAGCTTGCGCGTGGCTTGGCACAAATCGTCGTCGTGGGGAAGAGGCGCATACTCGTGGCGGCAGTTGAGGCTGTGCAAGCACGAGATGAGCCCCCTCCGAGAGCTAGAGTCGCCGGAAGAAGTGGATCCAGACAAGGACCCAAGTGGAACGGAGCCGCCGGAAGAAGCGGATCCAGACGCCATCTGCGAGCAGAGACGGCGGACGGAGCTGGCGTTTTTCTCTGGGCGTCGTCGACCGTCTTGCGGGGAGAAGAGCAGATCGATCGAGTCGGTCGATAGGGTggggagatatatatatatatatggagtgGGATGAGTTCGTCTTTTGGTCGCGACTTGCCTCCTTGACTCGGCCTCCTTTTCCCCGTGGCCCTGCCTTTCTTTTCTTGGCAGTAAACGAGTCGGTGTCTGGAGACCGTTTtggctcctccttccttcctcgacCGACCGACCAACCGCCCTTCTCCTACCTAGGCCCACATGGCCACGTCTCCAATCAAACGTTCCAAGAGACATCAATCCAACGATGGAGCACTAGTCTGATCTAGTATTTGTGAACGCATATATGGACGTGTGTGGCAACGATCACGTATGATAATTAAAGTGCATGCCCTTTTTGGCTTAGCTAAGGCATATGCATGCACACATGAGCCACGAGCTGAATTGTTAATCGTTTCAGTACTCCGGAATCCCTAATCTCGCTCCTTTGCCTATGACGATAGCTGGACACACGAGCCCTGCAGTGTTGCTGCTTTCTCTAAATTTAAGAATATGGACgtcgataagtgccacacgtgtgggagTTAGGAGATCTgtccacacattttgtgtggtgtataagaggaacaACCCACAcatctacgtgtgggcaaaacaagtaatgcccacatACTTCTTTTTTCCCTCTcgatccctctcacacgcgtgtgtgagcgaaatagataacgcccacacgccccgtatgtcaggcctcgtacctcatGCGTCCGCATGtcccgcgtgacagtcaccacgcATCCCGCAGTTgtcatggtccagaccctcgtccatgttcatttaactgtagttgccatgtcgctgaacttcggttgccatgtcggacaactacagttgccatgtatggtctggtctactgcagttgccatgatttcaaaactttaggagttgccaccactaacactaggcagttgccatatagcactacaaaaaggcatggcaaaaatacatgttcgggtaaaagagatagttgccatgtgctcacaagcacgctagggccgttgccatgtaaaaagaaagtgttgccatctgcttacgtgcacgctagggcagttgccatgtaccatgcaaaaacacatggcaactcgggtaaaagagagttgccatctgcttacaagcaaagctagggcagttgccatgtaccctgcagaaacacatggcaactgccGCTTTGGGTGTGcgcgaggagacgggcgtgtgggcgaagtgATAAACACCCACACACTAGCCCCCTCTGCGTGcgtgaaaactggtgtgtgggcgaattgctaaatgcccacacaccagccccccgTGTGGTGAAAAAGGACGTGTGGacgaccggatgaatgcccacacaccagtttagtcctacgtggcacacaaaaactgCTATAACGCCccaagattcgtgcagaattgGTTGAACGAGAATCCATGCATGTGGGCGAGTTGCcagacgcccacacgtgtgggcgttagtgttttcgtaAGAATATTTATAGTCCGACTCCTCAAACATTTTCTATACGCTCCAAGGTACGACCCGATTAAAAAGTTGTGACCCAGACAGGCTCATAATCATCAATGGCGGCCCTTATATGCAGCTCAAATCCAGGGCAAATAAGGGGAGGTCGGGCGCTCTCGCCACATCGGATCCAGCCCATGCTGATTCATCCTGATCCCACATATATTTGTTCCTGTTCACACCCCGGATCAAACCCTAACCATTCCACTCCACTTCGCTCCGCCCCAAGCTCCCTTTCGGCGATCTCTGGGCCTCTTCGGCATCACGAGCAGTGGATCCGAGTTCTCTGTTACCTGATTTAGTAATTGGGACCTCATCCCTGGCCGGAGGTGCCGAGGTGGCCATCTGCATTGCGCTCCGCCGCGCCATCGAGGAAAATGCCCAACAGCGGCCGAACTCAATCCGACGGGAATCCATAGCATCCGCTCAAATGACACTTGGAAATGGCGTGAGGCGCATCACCGCTGCCTCGCATGGGTGATGTGGTTCGTCTGGCGTCAGAACGATGTGGCGAACACGAAGCCCCTTCGTTGGCACGCCGACTTAGAGGCCCTCACTGACCCGTTCGCTGAGGCTATGACGCGGCATGCCCGCCGTGCGAGGAAGAGGGGCGGGAGGCCGCGACAACCCTCGCGGTAGACGTCGGCGAGGCAGAACTGCATTCCCTGGCACCGGTACAGGTGGCCGCTATCCTCTTGCGCCGCAACCATGTCATGGTGGACGTGCCGGGCTCCAACCATGATGGATCCATTGTCAACCTCACATCGACCGACGATGTGCAGGCCACCGGCTCCAATGagaaagagtagggcatgggagaagGTGGGACGACGACGCCTCGAGTCCCGTGAGCCAATGtgtgtcccatgtcctactctagCTCGCCGGTGACAACACCAATACTCAGAGGGGCGCAACCGACTACCGTACATGAACACGGCAGAGCCGGGCGAGCTTTGTTCAAGATTAGGTTCACATTGCCTATACTTGTATGGATTTGAGGATTCGTAATTGATGTATTTGTAATTTGTAATTAAATTTGGTCTTATTCAGTACTTGTGGCCCGACATTGATGATTATGTGATCATCTACAGAAGACATGCATGTACATAGGAAGCTGGTAGTGGGATGCAGAATTATCCCGACCAAACCTACTTCATCTATCAGGTTAGGCATGGCATGTTTCGGCAGTTTCTGTTACAATTAAAGTAGTGTAAGAAAGCAACAATCATATATATTGTAAGGCAAATGTGATAAAAACATAATATTAAATAGAAATCTTGCAAGAAGTTTGTTCTTAATGTTAGACTTCGTCAAGCTATGAAGgagtagatgttggggaacgtagtatttttttaaaaacctacgatcacgcaagatctatctaggagaagcataacaacgagcagtgagagtgtgtccacgtaccctcgtagactgaaagcggaagcgtttagtaacgcggttgatgtagtcgaacgtctccgcgatccaaccgatcaagtaccgaacgcacgtcacctccgcgatctgcacacgttcatctcagtgacgtccctcgaactctagatccagctggggccgagggagagtttcgtcagcacgacggcgtggtgacggtgatgatgaagttaacgacgcagggcttcgccaaagcactacgacaatatgaccggggtggaaatctgtggagggggggcaccgcacacggctaagaaatcaacttgtgtgtctatgggatgccccttgaaagtgcaactatccctaggtggttttggtaattcctaacaacatatagctcattgagctaacatcattccaagatgaacatttcaggaaaagctcaatgaatggcatggcatggatgagaaaagtggatccctcaaaatgctaaggataaaaggattggctcaagctcaaaagctcaagactctacattttatattttagtgatccaagatcacattgagtctataggaaaagccaatactatcaaggagggatgaggtgttgcttaatgagtttcttgctccacagtgcttagtgatatgctccaccctcaactactttctcacatccacatatgacctaaaccaaaagtcaaactcggccctacgattctttctacccggcgccaccgagttcagatgtcatagacactgccacaaaccctaggcaaatcggtctcaccgatagggatctcggtctcactgagatgggattgtaatctctttgttttccttcgtaacgtttcggtactaccgagatgagagatcggtcccaccgagattgcaatgtaaactccctgtttccttttcgtaacatttcggtcccactaaaatgagtgaaccggtcccaccgagtttacctgaccaactctttggttagcttattaccaaaatcggtctcaccgagtttgtgtaatcggtgtcaccgagattacgttatgccctaaccctaaccatatcggtcctaccgagttgcatgtcggtcccatcgaaaatcctaacgtcactagatttgctaaatcagtccgaccgagtttaccaattcggtcccaccgagtttggcaagttgtgtgtaacggttagattttgtgtggaggctatatatacccctccacctccttttcattcgtggagaaagccatcagaacaaacctacacttccaacttgctgtttctgagagagaaccacctactcatgtgttgaggc is a genomic window containing:
- the LOC123090903 gene encoding uncharacterized protein; this encodes MASGSASSGGSVPLGSLSGSTSSGDSSSRRGLISCLHSLNCRHEYAPLPHDDDLCQATRKLIVGHYDEAFRRLRLPCKAMPDLYGLLSTDSLCIGPLDPVSNIILNTLALLPTTLVEVEAKTESDEAESDDESMRSKRKRHGPGFDPWHEVACRSAQSLMAFLVAYFGCINEAQAFRYLYRAGANLLLAVMLVQHDLYHTKEEALDPESDRTKAALKLAATSAGHCSPAIFAQVMAIRLKQGDLDLFNQHLFSANDPLTAEDAHEIHRGLHMMMTPMCVANISNSKDGLVVHARHNLDDGAIWSETKPLVSSSAAAHTRITSTTFRCDGTAISSLQSGLPSKLQDCLTIADFQKHILIASCGGDNCDYLRSLKMYLYGMIHNLYVQAFKMLRAPSGSTMRSILMAGHCYGPCDPLSNIIINSVWHETCGSVLPASDRMMLKEYNDILDPLSLLRLVVRSLEGLANLALSVDPQSSIARALEKLCSARCDLVDMLSSAPKIDEIPFHEAAMAARQPLPLQLGEFHRMLLLNPEARKLLVSHITKAQTSGVVLFYDKIREDVVALWRVYKAAPWYQPPVQAPAPELSVEALRRVSDMRSQYEYWRSWLRSKIEQVLKDYTDHHFWGPKYELDFIIGADQRQEGYAPSLIRAT